A single region of the Schistosoma mansoni, WGS project CABG00000000 data, supercontig 0138, strain Puerto Rico, whole genome shotgun sequence genome encodes:
- a CDS encoding XP_018646518.1 produces the protein MRRLTGAEFESVKPLLISGTSAFNVIHYAYQSYGKRLTAQDVFNMRYKVFSQANLPGKQCAYLYY, from the coding sequence atgcgCCGATTAACGGGAGCGGAATTTGAATCAGTGAAGCCACTGctgatatctggaacatcagcattcaatgtgatacactacgcttaccaatcatatgggaaacgtcttacagctcaagatgttttcaatatgcgttacaaagtgttctcacaggccaaccttcctggtaagcaatgtgcatatttatactattaa